In a single window of the Bos taurus isolate L1 Dominette 01449 registration number 42190680 breed Hereford chromosome 23, ARS-UCD2.0, whole genome shotgun sequence genome:
- the VARS2 gene encoding valine--tRNA ligase, mitochondrial isoform X3 produces MPHLPLTSFRPPLWGLRPSRGLPRSRPLSTQSEPNGSAISRRNREAKQKRLREKQASLEAGIAPKSKSPAESSKAWTPKERVLYEIPTEHGEKKDVSRPLPPAYSPQYVEAAWYPWWVREGFFKPEYQARLPQATGETFSMCIPPPNVTGSLHIGHALTVAIQDALVRWHRMRGDRVLWVPGSDHAGIATQAVVEKQLWKERGVRRHELSREDFLREVWKWKEEKGGEICEQLRALGASLDWDRECFTMDTGSSVAVTEAFVRLYKAGLLYRSRQLVNWSCALRSAISDIEVESRPLPGRTELQLPGCPTPVSFGLLFSVAFPVDGEPDAEVVVGTTRPETLPGDVAVAVHPDDSRYTHLHGRQLCHPLTGQLLPLITDCTVQPHLGTGAVKVTPAHSPADAELGARHGLSPRSVIAEDGTMTALCEDWLQGLHRFVAREKILSALRERGLFRGLQNHPMVLPICSRSGDVVEYLLKSQWFVRCREMGERAAKAVESGALDLSPSFHQKNWQHWFSHIGDWCVSRQLWWGHRIPAYLVVEEHAKGETEDFWVVGRTEAEAREVAAELTGRPGAELTLERDPDVLDTWFSSALFPFSALGWPRETPDLARFYPLSLLETGSDLLLFWVGRMVMLGTQLTGQLPFSKVLLHSMVRDRQGRKMSKSLGNVLDPRDIISGVELQVLQDNLRDGNLDPAELAIAASAQRKDFPHGIPECGTDALRFTLCSHGALGGDLHLSVSEVLSFRHFCNKIWNALRFILNALGEEFIPQPAEELSPASRMDTWILSCLARTAQDCERGFLTRELSLVTHALHHFWLHNLCDVYLEAVKPVLSHSPRPLEPPQVLFFCADVGLRLLAPLMPFLAEELWQRLPPRPGGPSAPSICVAPYPSARSLCCCRAQSQASRASLRPSWSRWASWATVGRWAFYPLVQQPPQAGSRPPSVTPVRRIWSCRAWWTPRPTYLGWLPEDTSCRSSLMAS; encoded by the exons ATGCCTCATTTACCTCTGACCTCTTTTCGACCACCGCTTTGGGGCTTGAGGCCCTCACGGGGCCTCCCCAGGTCCCGTCCCCTTTCCACCCAGTCAGAGCCAAATGGATCAGCCATCTCCCGGAGGAACCGTGAAGCCAAACAGAAGCGCCTGCGAGAGAAGCAGGCATCGCTGGAGGCTGGGATAGCCCCCAAGAGCAAG TCACCTGCAGAATCCAGTAAGGCCTGGACCCCTAAGGAGAGAGTGTTGTATGAAATCCCCACGGaacatggagaaaagaaag ATGTCTCCCGACCCCTGCCTCCTGCATACAGCCCCCAGTACGTTGAGGCTGCCTGGTACCCTTGGTGGGTGCGAGAGGGCTTCTTCAAACCAGAATATCAG gcCAGGCTGCCCCAGGCCACAGGGGAGACCTTTTCCATGTGTATCCCACCCCCTAATGTCACAGGCTCCCTGCACATTGGGCATGCGCTGACCGTGGCCATACAGGATGCTCTCGTGCGCTG GCACCGGATGCGTGGGGATCGGGTGCTGTGGGTCCCTGGCTCAGATCATGCAGGGATTGCAACCCAA GCTGTGGTGGAGAAACAGCTGTGGAAGGAGCGAGGCGTGAGGAGACATGAGCTGAGCCGGGAAGACTTCCTTAGGGAGGTGTGGAAGTGGAAGGAGGA GAAAGGTGGCGAGATCTGTGAGCAGCTCCGAGCGCTGGGGGCCTCCCTGGACTGGGACCGAGAGTGCTTTACCATGGATACC GGCTCCTCAGTGGCCGTGACAGAAGCTTTCGTGCGGCTCTACAAGGCTGGGTTGTTGTACCGGAGCCGGCAGCTGGTCAATTGGTCGTGTGCCTTACGCTCCGCCATCTCGGATATTGAG GTGGAGAGCCGGCCCCTCCCTGGCCGCACGGAGCTTCAGTTGCCTGGCTGCCCCACCCCCGTGTCTTTCGGCCTCCTCTTTTCTGTGGCCTTCCCCGTGGATGGAGAGCCTG ATGCAGAGGTTGTGGTGGGAACCACGAGGCCAGAGACGCTGCCTGGAGACGTGGCTGTGGCGGTCCATCCTGATGATTCCCGCTACACG CATCTACATGGGCGACAACTCTGTCATCCCTTGACGGGGCAGCTTCTCCCTCTTATCACAGACTGCACTGTTCAGCCACACCTGGGCACAG GGGCGGTGAAGGTGACTCCAGCGCACAGCCCTGCCGATGCTGAGCTGGGGGCCCGACACGGCCTGAGCCCCCGGAGTGTCATTGCGGAGGATGGGACCATGACCGCCCTTTGTGAGGACTGGCTGCAG GGTCTTCACCGATTTGTGGCCCGGGAAAAGATTCTGTCAGCACTGAGGGAGCGGGGCCTGTTCCGGGGCCTCCAGAACCACCCCATGGTGCTGCCCATTTGCAG CCGTTCCGGGGACGTGGTAGAGTACCTACTGAAGAGCCAGTGGTTTGTCCGCTGCCGGGAAATGGGGGAGCGAGCCGCCAAG GCCGTGGAGTCGGGGGCCCTGGACCTCAGTCCCTCCTTCCACCAGAAGAACTGGCAGCACTGGTTTTCCCACATTGG GGACTGGTGTGTCTCCCGGCAGCTGTGGTGGGGCCATCGGATTCCAGCCTACCTGGTTGTAGAGGAACATGCAAAG GGTGAAACGGAGGACTTCTGGGTGGTCGGGCGGACAGAGGCTGAGGCCAGAGAAGTAGCTGCAGAATTAACAGGGAGACCAGGGGCGGAGCTGACCCTGGAGAGGG ACCCTGATGTCCTGGACACGTGGTTCTCCTCCgctcttttccccttttctgcCCTGGGCTGGCCCCGAGAG ACCCCGGACCTGGCTCGTTTCTACCCCCTGTCACTTTTGGAAACGGGCAGTGACCTCCTGCTCTTCTGGGTGGGCCGCATGGTCATGTTGGGGACCCAGCTCACAGGGCAGCTCCCCTTCAGCAAG GTCCTGCTTCACTCCATGGTCCGGGACAGGCAGGGCCGGAAGATGAGCAAGTCCCTGGGGAACGTGCTGGACCCACGGGACATCATCAGTGGGGTGGAGCTGCAG GTACTGCAGGACAATCTGAGGGATGGAAACTTGGACCCCGCAGAGCTGGCGATTGCAGCCTCAGCGCAG AGAAAGGACTTCCCTCATGGGATCCCCGAGTGTGGGACAGATGCTCTGAGGTTCACCCTGTGCTCCCATGGGGCCCTGG GAGGTGACTTGCACCTGTCCGTCTCTGAGGTCCTGAGCTTCCGACACTTCTGCAATAAGATCTGGAATGCCCTGCGCTTTATCCTGAATGCTCTTGGGGAGGAATTCATACCCCAACCTGCGGAGGAG CTGTCCCCCGCCTCCCGCATGGACACCTGGATCCTCAGCTGCCTGGCCCGCACGGCCCAGGACTGCGAGCGGGGCTTCCTCACCCGCGAGCTCTCGCTCGTCACCCACGCCCTGCACCACTTCTGGCTGCACAACCTCTGTGATGTCTACTTG GAGGCTGTGAAGCCGGTGCTATCACACTCTCCCCGCCCTCTGGAGCCGCCTCAGGTCCTGTTCTTCTGCGCAGACGTCGGTCTCCGCCTCCTCGCCCCGTTGATGCCTTTCCTGGCTGAAGAGCTCTGGCAGAGGCTGCCCCCCAGGCCTGGTGGTCCCTCTGCCCCCAGCATCTGTGTTGCCCCCTACCCAAGTGCCCGCAGCTTG TGCTGCTGCAGAGCTCAGAGCCAGGCGAGCAGGGCCTCTTTGAGGCCTTCCTGGAGCCGCTGGGCATCCTGGGCTACTGTGGGGCGGTGGGCCTTCTACCCCCTGGTGCAGCAGCCCCCTCAGGCTGGGTCCAGGCCGCCCTCAGTGACACCAGTCAGGCGTATATGGAGCTGCAG GGCCTGGTGGACCCCCAGACCCACCTACCTCGGCTGGCTGCCCGAAGACACAAGTTGCAGAAGCAGCTTGATGGCCTCCTAG